In Thalassophryne amazonica chromosome 4, fThaAma1.1, whole genome shotgun sequence, a genomic segment contains:
- the paf1 gene encoding RNA polymerase II-associated factor 1 homolog, which yields MAPTVQTQAQREDGHSRPTSHRTVPERSGVVCRVKYCNTLPDIPFDPKFITYPFDQHRFVQYKATSLEKQHRHELLTEPDLGVTIDLINPDTYRIDPIIPLDPTDEKLLEEDIQAPSSSKRSQQHAKVVPWMRKTEYISTEFNRYGVSNEKVEVKIGVSVKQQFTEEEIYKDRDSQISAIEKTFEDAQKTIAQHYSKPRVTPVEVLPVFPDFKMWINPCAQVIFDSDPAPKDTTGPAAVEMMSQAMIRGMMDEEGNQFVAYFLPNEETLGKRKRDFEEGMDYMPDDLYDYKIAREYNWNVKNKASKGYEENYFFIFRDGDGVYYNELETRVRLSKRRAKAGAQSTTNAVLVCKHRDMNEKELEAQEARKAQLENHEPEDEEEDMDMDKDMQDSGDEKEKGSGTEAENSGSESEREDEDREQRGDDEQDEDRTKRRRKGSGSGSESGEERTREMRDEEEIFGSDDDSDENEPKNSVRSSGEEGSGSEDERGSRSRSASPPAQSDRSSERSETRAQSGSEQGSGSSDISDSE from the exons ATGGCTCCGACTGTTCAGACTCAAGCTCAACGTGAAGACGGCCACAg tcgGCCCACTTCACACCGAACGGTCCCAGAGAG GTCAGGAGTTGTCTGTCGGGTTAAATATTGTAACACGCTGCCTGACATCCCCTTTGACCCCAAATTTATCACATATCCCTTTGATCAGCACAG GTTTGTACAGTACAAAGCTACTTCTCTGGAGAAGCAGCATCGGCATGAGCTCTTGACCGAGCCGGACCTTGGAGTCACCATTGACTTAATCAACCCAGACACCTACCGCATTGACCCCATCA TACCTTTGGATCCCACTGATGAAAAACTGCTGGAGGAGGACATCCAAGCTCCGTCTAGTTCAAAGAG GTCACAGCAGCATGCCAAAGTGGTTCCATGGATGAGGAAGACAGAATATatttccacagagttcaatagatACGGTGTCTCCAATGAAAAAGTGGAGGTCAA GATTGGTGTATCTGTCAAACAGCAGTTTACAGAAGAAGAGATTTACAAGGACAGAGACAGTCAGATTTCTGCTATTGAGAAGACCTTTGAAGATGCACAAAAAACA ATTGCACAGCATTATAGTAAACCTAGAGTTACTCCTGTGGAGGTACTGCCCGTGTTCCCCGACTTTAAG ATGTGGATCAACCCGTGTGCTCAGGTCATCTTTGACTCTGATCCTGCACCAAAAGACACCACAGGACCAGCAGCGGTGGAGATGATGTCTCAGGCCATGATCAG AGGTATGATGGATGAGGAAGGAAATCAGTTTGTGGCCTATTTCCTGCCAAATGAGGAAACACTTGGCAAGCGGAAAAGAGATTTTGAGGAGGGGATGGATTATATGCCGGATGACCT GTATGATTACAAGATAGCCAGAGAATACAACTGGAATGTTAAGAATAAAGCCAGCAAGGGCTACGAGGAGAACTACTTCTTCATCTTCAGAGATGGAGACGGGGTTTATTACAACGAGCTGGAGACAAG GGTGCGTCTGAGCAAGAGGCGAGCGAAGGCCGGCGCTCAGTCGACCACAAACGCTGTGCTGGTGTGTAAGCACAGAGACATGAATGAGAAGGAGCTGGAAGCGCAG GAAGCTCGTAAAGCTCAGCTGGAGAACCACGAGCCAGAAGATGAAGAGGAAGACATGGACATGGATAAAGACATGCAGGACTCAG GTGACGAGAAAGAGAAGGGCAGCGGTACTGAGGCAGAGAACTCTGGTAGTGAATCTGAAAGGGAGGACGAAGATCGCGAGCAGCGAGGAGATGATGAACAGGATGAGGACAGAACGAAACGAAGGAGAAAGGGAAGTGGCAGCGGCAGTGAGAGTGGCGAGGAGAGGACGCGCGAAATGCGAGACGAGGAAGAGATCTTTGGCAGTGACGACGACAGTGACGAAAACGAACCCAAGAACTCTGTCAGGAGCAGTGGGGAGGAGGGCAGCGGGAGTGAAGATGAAAGAGGCAGCAGAAGTCGCAGTGCCTCTCCTCCTGCGCAAAGCGATCGCAGCAGTGAGCGTTCAGAGACCCGAGCTCAGAGTGGAAGCGAGCAAGGCTCGGGTTCCAGCGACATCAGCGACAGCGAATAA
- the gmfg gene encoding glia maturation factor gamma, giving the protein MSSSLVVCEVDESLKDKLKKFRFRKETNNAAMLIKIDMKQQRVVLEEEYEDITLDALRDELPDRQPRFMTYSYKYVHDDGRVSYPLCLIFSSPVGCKPEQQMMYAGSKNQLVQTAEITKVFETRNPDELTEEWLKNKLAFFR; this is encoded by the exons ATG TCGAGTTCTCTTGTCGTGTGTGAGGTGGACGAAAGCCTGAAAGATAAACTGAAAAAGTTTCGATTTCGAAAAGAAACCAACAATGCTGCCATGTTAA TTAAAATAGACATGAAGCAACAGCGTGTCGTCCTTGAAGAAGAATATgag GATATCACTCTGGATGCACTGAGAGATGAACTTCCAGACCGGCAACCAAG ATTCATGACATACAGCTACAAATACGTCCATGATGATGGTAGAGTGTCCTATCCCCTGTGTTTAATCTTCTCCAGTCCAGTGG GGTGTAAACCAGAGCAGCAGATGATGTACGCAGGGAGCAAGAACCAGCTGGTCCAAACTGCAGAGATCACAAAG GTCTTTGAAACCAGAAACCCCGATGAGCTGACAGAAGAGTGGCTGAAAAACAAACTGGCGTTTTTCCGCTGA
- the LOC117509453 gene encoding putative nuclease HARBI1, translating to MELLLAQRIERRRRRQRVHRPWTTYLSLSEAECRSKLQLSRQAVTYLCHLLADDLEATPSCPYALPVAVKVTAALYFFATGSFQHPLSSIGGMSQSTVSLAIRAVTVSLVAHAKNFIKFPVSPASQEAVKQEFMAKFGFPGVLGVIDCTHVQLRGPSENALVYVNRKGTHSINIQVISDASCNVTYVFANYPASCHDSFILTKSAIPAVFQGNPHVEGWLLGDSDYPLKTWLMTPYLKPATVRNISFNRKHAKAHAVIRRTLGMLKMRFQCLRKTAGTLQYSPRKVGSFFVACCVLHNIAMRHGCLLDINEDNIEDLRRWDAELQVQMPVNSNFPVEAVAQRDELAEELLQL from the coding sequence ATGGAGCTGTTGTTGGCTCAGAGGATCGAGAGGCGGCGGCGGCGGCAGAGGGTCCACCGGCCATGGACCACCTACTTGTCCTTATCGGAGGCTGAATGCCGCAGTAAGCTGCAGTTATCCCGACAGGCTGTAACATACTTGTGCCATCTTCTCGCAGATGATTTGGAGGCCACTCCCAGCTGTCCATACGCTCTGCCCGTTGCTGTCAAAGTAACGGCTGCGCTGTATTTCTTTGCCACCGGTTCCTTCCAGCATCCCCTTAGTTCTATTGGAGGTATGTCACAGTCTACCGTCAGTTTGGCCATACGCGCAGTTACAGTTAGCCTAGTTGCACATGCGAAGAACTTCATCAAATTCCCTGTATCCCCTGCCAGCCAAGAAGCAGTTAAGCAGGAGTTCATGGCTAAATTTGGGTTCCCTGGAGTGCTGGGTGTGATAGATTGCACGCACGTGCAACTGCGCGGCCCATCAGAGAACGCGCTGGTGTACGTGAATCGTAAGGGGACCCATTCCATAAACATCCAGGTGATTAGCGATGCGTCATGTAATGTCACGTACGTCTTTGCAAACTATCCTGCATCGTGCCACGACTCCTTCATACTAACCAAGTCTGCCATTCCTGCAGTGTTCCAGGGGAACCCGCACGTTGAAGGGTGGCTGTTAGGCGACAGTGACTATCCGTTAAAGACTTGGCTAATGACACCGTATCTTAAGCCAGCAACGGTGCGCAATATTTCCTTCAATCGTAAACATGCGAAAGCACACGCTGTCATAAGGAGAACGCTTGGAATGCTGAAAATGCGTTTTCAGTGTTTGAGAAAGACGGCCGGAACGTTGCAGTACAGCCCTCGGAAGGTGGGGTCGTTCTTCGTGGCGTGTTGTGTGTTGCACAACATCGCCATGCGTCATGGATGCCTCCTGGACATAAATGAAGACAACATAGAGGACTTAAGAAGGTGGGATGCTGAACTGCAGGTGCAGATGCCAGTGAactccaattttccggtagaagCTGTGGCACAAAGAGATGAGCTAGCAGAGGAGCTGCTTCAGCTGTAG